In a single window of the Veillonella sp. genome:
- the hisS gene encoding histidine--tRNA ligase, whose translation MAIRKPRGTQDFLPEQMINWHYIEQRMREICKVYGFNEIRTPAFEDTKLFLRGIGETTDVVQKEMYTFTTGDDGGSSFTLRPENTASAVRAYLENKVYGKEGLTKWYYMGPMFRHDKPQAGRYRQFHQFGAEVLGSQSPVVDSEVICMVVQLLKDFGLKDLNVEVNSVGCPTCRPVYREKLIEFFEPKKEQLCSDCQERLYKNPLRILDCKNETCKSLSVGAPEIHEHLCEECHDHFEELKTYLTAANVQYTLNPRLVRGLDYYTKTAFEVQYTPLGAQSAVAGGGRYDGLVEELDGPHTPAIGFAMGMERLLLALEKQNLLPEPTVEPSAFVVALGDAAKVEAFKICQALHDAYVSVEMDGQGKSMKAQLKYANKINAKYVIILGDDELARGEAIIRFMETSEQETVPLDTVSERITSLVKG comes from the coding sequence ATGGCTATTAGAAAACCAAGAGGTACACAAGACTTTTTGCCAGAGCAAATGATAAATTGGCACTATATTGAACAACGTATGCGTGAAATTTGTAAAGTATACGGGTTCAATGAAATTCGCACACCTGCCTTTGAAGATACTAAATTATTCTTGCGCGGTATCGGTGAAACTACAGATGTAGTACAAAAGGAAATGTATACATTTACTACAGGCGATGATGGTGGCTCTAGCTTCACATTGCGTCCTGAAAATACGGCTTCTGCTGTACGGGCCTACTTAGAAAATAAAGTATATGGTAAAGAAGGCCTTACAAAATGGTATTACATGGGACCTATGTTCCGTCATGATAAACCACAAGCAGGTCGTTACCGTCAATTCCATCAATTTGGTGCAGAGGTACTAGGCTCTCAATCTCCAGTGGTAGATAGTGAAGTTATCTGTATGGTTGTACAATTGTTGAAAGACTTTGGCCTTAAAGACCTTAATGTAGAGGTGAACTCTGTAGGTTGCCCAACATGCCGCCCTGTATATCGTGAAAAATTAATTGAATTCTTTGAACCTAAAAAAGAACAATTATGCAGTGATTGCCAAGAACGTTTATATAAAAATCCGTTGCGTATCTTGGATTGCAAAAATGAAACCTGTAAATCCTTGTCCGTAGGTGCTCCTGAAATTCACGAACATTTATGTGAAGAGTGTCATGATCACTTTGAAGAATTGAAGACATATTTAACAGCTGCTAATGTGCAATATACATTGAACCCTCGCCTTGTACGTGGTCTTGATTATTACACAAAAACAGCATTCGAAGTACAATACACTCCATTAGGCGCACAAAGTGCCGTAGCAGGTGGTGGACGTTACGATGGCCTTGTAGAGGAACTTGATGGTCCTCATACACCAGCCATTGGCTTTGCCATGGGCATGGAGCGTTTATTATTAGCTCTTGAAAAACAAAACTTATTGCCTGAACCAACTGTTGAACCATCTGCATTTGTAGTGGCTCTTGGTGATGCGGCTAAGGTAGAGGCTTTCAAAATTTGCCAAGCATTACATGATGCATATGTATCCGTTGAAATGGACGGACAGGGCAAGAGTATGAAGGCACAATTAAAATATGCTAACAAAATTAATGCAAAATATGTTATCATATTGGGTGATGATGAATTGGCTCGTGGGGAAGCCATAATCCGATTCATGGAAACTAGTGAACAAGAAACTGTACCACTTGATACAGTTTCTGAACGTATAACTTCTTTGGTGAAAGGATGA
- the hemZ gene encoding coproporphyrinogen dehydrogenase HemZ has protein sequence MLNGYLYTGPLPLGSVVAHNCGAAGLFSDKVNPDVVLEAIEVDGLYRLTVTIGETVKTFDGDISSMGRRQIGQALLRYLREYQGLPADAPWGTMVGVRPTKLLHKYIDTYGSVHAATRHIRDEFSVSMEKLATLGAIGEYQRPFLADTDDKKVSLYCGIPFCDTRCVYCSFPYGLYQDYTDKSQFLTALGRDMEDMKAIAQSYGLSVDTLYMGGGTPTVLGDEDFHQILKQLSILVPEGHEFTVEAGRPDSVNPRKIRSMLDFGVNRISINPQTMQDDILRRIGRGHSAQDIDELLQYVKVNTPFAVNMDFIAGLPHQTMQNMVENMDYVCQNLPENVTIHTLALKRGSPLYDLNMQDDIPEEHLVAEMVQYGKERLEAAGYVPYYLYRQQYMRGQLENIGYTLPGKACEYNIQIMEERQSILSMGPGSSSKWMRAPEYRQLKQHMPKDVDVYHATIDALLEKRHRICEKFWEVV, from the coding sequence ATGCTTAATGGATATCTATATACGGGGCCATTACCACTTGGCTCCGTAGTAGCCCATAACTGTGGTGCTGCTGGTTTATTCTCTGATAAGGTTAATCCAGACGTTGTTTTAGAGGCTATAGAGGTAGACGGTTTATATCGTTTGACTGTAACCATTGGTGAGACCGTAAAAACTTTTGACGGTGATATTTCATCTATGGGCCGTCGTCAAATTGGCCAAGCCTTATTGCGCTATTTGCGTGAATATCAAGGTTTGCCAGCCGATGCCCCATGGGGGACTATGGTCGGTGTGCGTCCTACAAAGCTACTACATAAATATATAGATACATATGGCTCTGTCCACGCAGCAACTCGTCACATTAGGGACGAGTTTTCTGTGTCTATGGAAAAGCTTGCAACGTTGGGGGCTATCGGTGAGTATCAACGTCCATTTTTAGCTGATACAGACGATAAAAAGGTGAGTCTCTATTGTGGCATTCCTTTCTGTGATACTCGTTGTGTGTACTGCTCGTTTCCTTATGGTCTTTATCAGGATTACACTGATAAAAGTCAATTCTTAACAGCTTTAGGCCGTGATATGGAGGATATGAAAGCTATTGCTCAGTCTTATGGCTTATCGGTAGATACCCTCTATATGGGTGGCGGTACACCAACGGTATTAGGTGATGAAGACTTTCACCAAATCCTAAAACAGTTATCTATACTAGTGCCAGAAGGTCATGAGTTTACTGTAGAGGCGGGGCGTCCAGATTCTGTTAATCCTCGGAAGATACGATCTATGCTCGATTTTGGTGTAAATCGTATCAGTATTAATCCACAAACGATGCAAGACGATATTTTGCGGCGCATTGGGCGTGGACATAGTGCGCAAGATATTGATGAATTGTTACAATATGTAAAAGTTAATACACCATTTGCTGTAAATATGGATTTTATTGCGGGTTTACCGCATCAAACGATGCAAAACATGGTAGAGAATATGGATTACGTATGTCAAAATTTGCCGGAAAATGTTACAATTCATACGTTAGCATTAAAACGTGGTAGCCCATTGTATGATTTAAATATGCAAGATGATATTCCTGAAGAACATCTCGTAGCAGAAATGGTACAATATGGTAAAGAGCGTCTTGAAGCAGCTGGCTATGTGCCATATTATCTATATCGCCAACAATATATGAGAGGGCAATTAGAGAATATTGGCTATACCTTGCCAGGTAAAGCGTGCGAATATAATATTCAGATAATGGAAGAGCGACAAAGTATTCTATCCATGGGACCTGGTAGCTCATCTAAATGGATGCGCGCCCCTGAATATCGTCAATTGAAACAGCACATGCCAAAGGATGTTGATGTTTACCACGCAACGATAGATGCACTATTAGAGAAACGACATAGAATTTGTGAGAAATTTTGGGAGGTTGTGTAA
- a CDS encoding Fur family transcriptional regulator: MNTTLEKLKERIKDKKYKLTTQRQTILQAFIDADENHLSAEDVYVLVKEVAPDIGLATIYRTLDLFTELDLLKRLDFGDGRNRYELNDEEFAHFHHHLICVKCGKVSEFEDDMLETLESIIAKKLNFRTIDHQLKVYGYCSDCQNHMTEAELEKLERMAHHHA; the protein is encoded by the coding sequence ATGAACACAACATTAGAGAAATTAAAAGAACGCATTAAAGATAAAAAATACAAATTAACTACACAACGTCAAACAATTTTACAAGCCTTCATCGATGCTGATGAAAACCATTTGAGCGCAGAAGACGTATATGTACTTGTAAAAGAAGTTGCTCCTGATATCGGTTTGGCTACCATTTACAGAACACTTGATCTATTCACTGAACTTGATTTGTTAAAACGCCTTGATTTCGGTGATGGTCGTAACCGTTACGAATTAAATGATGAAGAGTTCGCTCATTTCCATCATCATTTGATTTGTGTAAAATGTGGTAAAGTATCCGAGTTCGAAGACGATATGCTTGAAACATTAGAGTCTATCATCGCTAAAAAATTGAACTTCCGCACGATTGACCATCAATTGAAAGTATATGGTTACTGCAGCGATTGCCAAAATCATATGACTGAAGCAGAACTTGAAAAATTAGAACGTATGGCTCATCACCATGCTTAA
- the aspS gene encoding aspartate--tRNA ligase, which yields METMQGLHRTHGCGTISEQEVGKEVVLCGWVERRRDHGGLIFLDLRDRSGVVQVVASPDHNVESFHKAEDVRNEYVLCVRGKITKRDEAAINPNLPTGAYEMFCEELRVLNSAKTPPFYIQDDIDVDENIRLKYRYLDLRRPEMQRNLILRHKVTKAMRDFFDSRDFLEIETPMLTKSTPEGARDYLVPSRVNAGTFYALPQSPQIFKQILMVAGYEKYFQIVRCFRDEDLRADRQPEFTQLDLEMSFVDEEDIYSMLEEMIAHVFKTTLGKEIPLPMPRITWDEAMDKYGSDKPDLRFDMAFTDVTDLVKDTEFKVFRSVIDNGGVVKGIVVPGDAGIPRRELDDLVEYVNRYGAKGLAWACFNEDGSIKSQIMKFLGEDTIRNIGEKMGAKGGDLVLMIADKPATVARALGELRLEMARRMNMIDQDKLAFTWVTDFPMFEYNEDEKRYVAMHHPFTMPRHEDLDKLESDPGSVKAIAYDMVLNGVEIGGGSLRIYQSDVQEKVFKAIGLSEEEAKSKFGFMLDAFQYGAPPHAGCAFGLDRLVMLMAKRQSIRDVIAFPKTQSASDVMSQAPSEVEPKQLKELHIKPDIEEEEEQSLV from the coding sequence ATGGAAACAATGCAAGGCTTACACCGTACGCACGGTTGTGGCACCATCTCTGAACAAGAGGTAGGTAAAGAGGTCGTATTATGTGGTTGGGTTGAACGCCGTCGTGACCACGGTGGTTTGATTTTCTTGGATCTACGCGATCGTTCTGGCGTAGTACAAGTAGTAGCGTCTCCAGACCATAACGTAGAATCTTTCCACAAAGCAGAGGATGTTCGTAATGAATATGTACTTTGTGTACGTGGTAAAATTACAAAACGTGATGAAGCCGCTATTAATCCAAACCTTCCTACAGGTGCATACGAAATGTTCTGTGAAGAGTTGCGCGTATTGAACTCCGCTAAAACTCCTCCATTCTATATTCAAGATGATATCGATGTAGATGAAAATATTCGTTTGAAATATCGTTACCTTGACTTGCGTCGTCCAGAAATGCAACGCAACTTGATTTTGCGTCACAAAGTAACGAAAGCAATGCGCGACTTCTTCGATAGCCGCGATTTCTTGGAAATTGAAACTCCAATGCTTACTAAATCTACACCAGAAGGCGCTCGTGACTATTTAGTACCTTCTCGTGTAAATGCTGGTACATTCTATGCATTGCCACAATCTCCACAAATTTTCAAACAAATCTTGATGGTTGCTGGTTATGAAAAATACTTCCAAATCGTTCGTTGCTTCCGCGATGAAGATTTGCGTGCAGACCGTCAACCTGAGTTCACTCAGCTCGACTTGGAAATGTCCTTCGTAGATGAAGAAGACATTTACTCTATGCTTGAAGAAATGATTGCTCATGTATTTAAAACTACATTGGGCAAAGAAATTCCATTGCCTATGCCTCGTATTACATGGGATGAAGCAATGGATAAATACGGTTCTGATAAACCAGACCTTCGCTTCGACATGGCCTTTACTGATGTAACTGATCTTGTAAAAGATACAGAATTTAAAGTATTCCGCTCTGTAATCGATAACGGTGGTGTAGTTAAAGGTATCGTTGTACCTGGCGATGCTGGTATTCCACGTCGTGAACTTGATGACCTCGTTGAATATGTTAACCGTTACGGTGCAAAAGGCCTTGCATGGGCTTGCTTCAATGAAGATGGTTCCATCAAGTCTCAAATCATGAAGTTCTTAGGTGAAGATACAATCCGCAATATCGGTGAAAAAATGGGCGCTAAAGGTGGCGACCTTGTATTGATGATTGCTGATAAACCTGCTACTGTGGCACGTGCATTAGGTGAATTGCGCCTTGAAATGGCACGCCGCATGAACATGATTGACCAAGATAAATTGGCATTCACATGGGTAACTGATTTCCCTATGTTCGAATATAACGAAGATGAAAAACGTTATGTTGCAATGCACCATCCGTTCACAATGCCTCGTCATGAAGATCTTGATAAATTGGAATCTGATCCTGGTAGCGTAAAAGCGATTGCTTACGATATGGTATTGAACGGTGTTGAAATCGGTGGCGGTTCCTTGCGTATTTACCAATCCGATGTACAAGAAAAAGTATTCAAAGCTATTGGTTTATCTGAAGAAGAAGCTAAATCTAAATTCGGCTTCATGCTTGATGCATTCCAATACGGTGCACCTCCTCATGCTGGTTGTGCATTCGGCCTTGATCGTCTTGTTATGTTGATGGCAAAACGTCAATCTATCCGCGACGTAATCGCATTCCCTAAAACCCAATCTGCTTCTGATGTAATGAGCCAAGCTCCATCTGAAGTAGAACCTAAGCAATTAAAAGAGTTGCATATTAAACCAGATATCGAGGAAGAAGAAGAGCAATCTTTGGTGTAA
- a CDS encoding DNA translocase FtsK 4TM domain-containing protein, whose translation MAEEKTSTKKRNTRRKRTSTKQQTKSQGFSLRSEVKGLIVIAFAVISLLGFFGFELGLVGEILTGIFRYGFGLGGIIPCLCVFWVGWRLLYKGTFISITKRGIVMTLFFLFLLALVPLWRVPEGQELITTQLANQGGVVGGAIATFMRTLLGNLGAIILDVFLLLAFGLLITRLSLRSGLQKAADKTQVGLDVAKEVAAEKVAVAKEVFEDWNEQRKEAAAQRKAYNREKDTRFEDAADQALDTLEKRGITTDRDSFETDTSVEVEPIADTVTTVETPKAPTSWKELAEIEARNRAAEQLANISEASGDAKSYDADDFDQFLDTSRSTGDDYVYVPDEDYTYTPDEGYSDDSESGDNTHEDQPEFTYQNTTMGPLETNHAAIASAVPGTGAAASSVSAGAGMTGMSLQVPSTISTTEDTAQVAVSKEGQIHRTYDRPYHFPSLDILAKGKGSQSNGEEVAQNAMMLENVLSNFGITAKVVNATQGPTVTRYEIEPAPGVKVSRIVNLTDDIALNLAAQHIRMEAPIPGKSAIGIEVPNKTTEAVHLRDVLDCSDFKDARGGIPVGLGKDIAGKPVITDLAKMPHLLVAGTTGSGKSVCVNTLISSILFSRKPEEVKLLLIDPKMVELSIYNGIPHLMAPVVTDMKKAAAVLRWAVREMEARYKAFAASGKRDIKSYNEAHPKAAMPLIVLIIDELADLMMTAPDDIEESISRLAQMARAAGIHMVLATQRPSVNVITGSIKANVPSRISFAVGSQIDSRTILDMAGAEKLLGKGDMLFAPIGANKPIRVQGAFISDDEVEHLVEFVKAQREPEYDDTVTQEAEKETEKESSEENDIYRDELLERAVNLVMESGQASVSMLQRRFRIGYTRAARLVDTMEDLKIVGPSMGSKAREILMSPEQAKARYFSDSNDEQ comes from the coding sequence ATGGCAGAAGAAAAAACTTCCACCAAAAAACGCAATACACGACGAAAGCGAACAAGTACAAAACAGCAAACTAAGTCTCAAGGATTTTCCTTGCGTAGCGAAGTTAAAGGCTTAATTGTAATTGCCTTTGCAGTTATTTCCCTGCTCGGATTCTTTGGCTTTGAACTCGGTCTTGTCGGTGAAATCTTAACAGGTATATTCCGCTACGGCTTCGGCCTAGGTGGGATTATTCCTTGTTTGTGTGTTTTCTGGGTAGGTTGGAGATTATTATATAAGGGGACATTTATTTCCATTACAAAACGAGGCATTGTAATGACCTTGTTTTTCTTATTCTTGTTAGCTCTCGTTCCGTTGTGGCGCGTTCCTGAGGGGCAGGAACTTATCACAACACAATTGGCTAACCAAGGTGGTGTTGTAGGTGGCGCCATTGCAACATTCATGCGCACTTTGTTAGGTAATTTAGGTGCTATTATTCTTGATGTATTCTTATTGTTAGCCTTTGGTCTTCTTATTACTCGATTATCTTTGCGCAGTGGGTTGCAAAAGGCAGCGGATAAAACTCAAGTAGGTTTAGATGTAGCAAAAGAGGTAGCTGCTGAGAAGGTAGCCGTGGCGAAAGAGGTCTTTGAGGACTGGAATGAGCAACGTAAAGAGGCGGCGGCACAGCGTAAAGCCTATAATAGGGAAAAAGATACGCGCTTTGAAGATGCTGCAGACCAAGCATTAGATACTTTAGAAAAACGAGGCATTACTACTGATAGAGACAGCTTTGAAACTGATACCTCTGTAGAGGTGGAACCAATAGCGGATACAGTCACAACTGTGGAAACACCAAAGGCTCCTACATCTTGGAAAGAATTAGCCGAGATAGAGGCACGCAATCGAGCAGCAGAACAATTGGCGAATATTTCTGAAGCTTCTGGTGATGCGAAGTCTTATGATGCGGATGATTTCGATCAATTCTTAGATACTAGTAGATCTACTGGTGATGATTATGTGTATGTTCCAGATGAGGATTATACATATACTCCAGATGAAGGATATTCCGATGATTCTGAATCAGGAGACAATACTCATGAGGACCAACCGGAGTTCACATATCAAAATACAACGATGGGTCCATTGGAAACTAACCATGCTGCCATAGCGTCTGCGGTGCCTGGAACAGGTGCTGCTGCAAGTTCTGTAAGTGCTGGTGCAGGTATGACTGGTATGAGCTTACAAGTACCGTCTACCATTAGTACTACAGAAGATACAGCACAAGTAGCAGTGTCTAAAGAGGGTCAAATTCACCGTACCTATGATAGACCTTATCATTTCCCAAGCCTTGATATTTTGGCGAAAGGGAAGGGGAGTCAAAGCAATGGTGAAGAAGTAGCTCAAAATGCAATGATGCTTGAAAATGTATTGAGCAACTTTGGCATCACTGCTAAGGTCGTTAATGCAACACAAGGTCCAACTGTTACGCGTTATGAAATTGAACCTGCACCGGGTGTAAAGGTTAGCCGTATCGTTAATTTAACAGATGATATTGCCCTTAATTTAGCGGCTCAACATATTCGTATGGAGGCTCCAATTCCTGGTAAATCTGCTATAGGTATTGAGGTTCCTAATAAGACAACAGAGGCCGTGCATTTGCGCGATGTTCTTGATTGCAGTGACTTCAAGGATGCGCGTGGTGGCATTCCTGTTGGTCTTGGTAAAGATATTGCAGGGAAACCTGTTATTACAGACCTTGCGAAGATGCCTCACTTGCTTGTAGCAGGTACTACGGGTTCTGGTAAGTCTGTATGTGTTAATACCTTGATTTCCAGTATTCTATTTAGTCGTAAACCGGAAGAGGTCAAGTTATTATTAATCGACCCTAAGATGGTTGAATTGTCTATTTATAACGGCATTCCTCACTTGATGGCGCCAGTTGTAACAGATATGAAAAAAGCAGCTGCTGTATTGCGTTGGGCCGTTCGTGAAATGGAGGCTCGTTATAAAGCCTTTGCAGCATCTGGTAAACGAGATATTAAGAGTTATAACGAAGCGCATCCTAAGGCGGCTATGCCGTTGATTGTATTAATTATTGATGAGTTAGCTGACCTTATGATGACAGCTCCTGATGATATTGAAGAATCTATTAGCCGCTTAGCACAAATGGCGCGTGCTGCGGGTATTCATATGGTACTTGCTACACAACGTCCATCTGTTAACGTTATTACTGGTTCTATTAAGGCCAATGTACCGAGCCGTATTTCCTTTGCCGTAGGCTCTCAAATTGACTCCCGTACCATCCTCGATATGGCGGGGGCTGAGAAATTACTTGGTAAAGGTGATATGTTGTTTGCTCCAATCGGGGCGAATAAACCAATTCGTGTACAAGGTGCATTTATCTCTGATGATGAAGTTGAACATCTTGTGGAATTTGTAAAAGCTCAACGAGAACCAGAATATGATGATACTGTTACACAAGAGGCTGAAAAGGAAACAGAGAAAGAATCATCTGAAGAAAATGATATTTACCGCGATGAATTATTAGAGCGTGCTGTTAATCTTGTAATGGAATCTGGTCAAGCTTCTGTATCCATGTTGCAGCGGCGCTTCCGCATTGGATATACTCGTGCGGCTCGTCTTGTAGATACGATGGAAGATCTTAAAATCGTGGGCCCTAGCATGGGCAGTAAAGCTCGAGAGATTTTAATGAGTCCTGAACAAGCAAAGGCTCGCTATTTCTCGGACTCCAATGATGAACAATAA
- a CDS encoding replication-associated recombination protein A: MDSLFDMTPTNTYEPLPVRMRPTTLDHLYGQEKAVGKGTFLRAMVEKDTIPSMLFYGPCGTGKTTLAGIIAKVSNSHFVNLNATNAGIGELRNIIEDARKRVRSLQQRTILFLDEIHRFNKSQQDVLLPCVEDGTIILIGATTENPFFEVNRPLLSRLRLITLEALTPKAIGQILRRAITDEEVGLGKRHLQVTDEVLEDVGIFVNGDGRMALNILEQAAAMVPDEGSITIEVLEKVVGRRIYTYDKKGDSHYDTISAFIKSMRGSDVQATVHYLARMIEAGEDPNFIARRIVICAAEDVGLADPQALILANAAAQAAHMVGFPEARIILSEAACYVALAPKSNSAYMAIDAAIADVRHKDCGQVPDHLKDSHYSGASKLGHGNTYKYAHNYPNGYVKQQYLPTPLKDAIYYNGIKRGKEEQLLHDWEERRKS, translated from the coding sequence ATGGATAGTTTATTTGATATGACGCCTACCAATACGTATGAACCGTTACCGGTGCGTATGCGTCCTACCACATTAGACCATTTATATGGTCAAGAAAAAGCGGTAGGGAAGGGGACTTTCTTGCGCGCCATGGTTGAAAAGGATACAATTCCATCTATGCTTTTTTATGGCCCTTGTGGAACGGGTAAAACTACACTAGCAGGTATTATCGCGAAGGTTAGCAATAGTCATTTTGTCAATTTAAATGCTACTAATGCGGGCATAGGTGAGCTGCGTAATATCATAGAGGATGCTCGTAAGCGAGTGCGATCTTTACAACAACGAACCATTTTATTCCTCGATGAAATTCACCGTTTTAATAAAAGCCAACAAGATGTACTTTTACCTTGTGTAGAGGATGGCACAATCATCCTCATTGGCGCTACTACAGAAAATCCATTTTTTGAGGTAAATAGACCACTTTTATCTCGTCTAAGGTTAATTACCCTAGAAGCGCTTACACCAAAGGCTATAGGCCAAATTTTGCGCCGTGCTATTACAGATGAAGAGGTAGGCCTTGGTAAACGGCATCTACAGGTGACAGATGAGGTTCTTGAAGATGTAGGGATTTTCGTCAATGGCGATGGGCGTATGGCGTTAAATATTTTAGAGCAGGCAGCAGCAATGGTACCTGATGAAGGGTCTATTACTATAGAGGTCCTTGAAAAGGTCGTAGGCCGCCGTATTTATACATACGACAAAAAAGGCGATAGTCACTACGATACGATTTCTGCGTTTATTAAAAGTATGCGTGGTTCTGATGTACAAGCGACGGTTCATTATCTCGCTCGTATGATTGAAGCTGGCGAAGATCCAAACTTTATCGCTCGTCGTATCGTAATTTGTGCTGCTGAAGATGTAGGTCTAGCAGATCCTCAAGCTTTAATTCTTGCTAATGCAGCCGCTCAAGCCGCTCATATGGTAGGCTTCCCGGAAGCGCGCATTATATTATCTGAGGCGGCTTGTTATGTAGCCTTAGCGCCGAAAAGTAATTCTGCTTATATGGCAATCGATGCAGCCATTGCCGATGTGCGCCACAAGGATTGTGGACAGGTGCCAGATCATTTAAAAGATAGTCATTATAGTGGTGCTAGCAAACTAGGCCATGGGAACACTTATAAATATGCTCATAACTATCCAAATGGCTATGTAAAACAGCAATATTTACCAACACCTCTTAAGGATGCTATATATTACAATGGTATTAAAAGAGGCAAAGAAGAACAGTTACTTCACGACTGGGAGGAACGGCGTAAAAGCTAA
- a CDS encoding MBL fold metallo-hydrolase, with product MSEQQLVLMRMPLGPLGTNCYVIGDKAVGEAFIIDPATAEVLESLKKHDLKPKAILLTHGHGDHIGGVQEIVDTYHVPVYIQKGDIPYLSDPELNLSAYSNPTPIKVKADIIEVKQGDHITCGAIDLEVLETPGHTPGGVCYYMEGLVFVGDTLFRDSVGRTDFPNGSYETLMESIKTQLYKLPDNTMVYPGHGPETNIGYEKQYNPFVGA from the coding sequence ATGAGTGAACAACAATTAGTGCTTATGCGCATGCCATTAGGTCCATTAGGGACTAACTGCTATGTTATTGGAGATAAAGCGGTAGGCGAAGCTTTCATTATTGATCCTGCTACTGCTGAAGTATTAGAGTCTCTAAAGAAGCACGACTTGAAACCAAAGGCGATTTTATTAACCCATGGTCATGGTGATCATATTGGTGGCGTTCAAGAGATTGTAGATACATATCATGTGCCTGTATATATTCAAAAGGGCGATATACCGTATCTGTCAGATCCTGAACTCAATCTCAGCGCTTATAGTAATCCAACACCAATCAAGGTAAAGGCTGACATTATCGAGGTTAAACAAGGTGACCACATTACCTGTGGTGCTATTGACCTTGAAGTGCTTGAAACACCGGGGCATACGCCAGGTGGAGTATGTTATTACATGGAAGGTCTTGTATTTGTAGGAGATACTCTATTTAGAGATTCCGTAGGTCGTACAGATTTTCCAAATGGATCATATGAGACATTAATGGAATCCATTAAAACTCAGCTTTATAAATTGCCTGACAATACAATGGTATATCCTGGTCATGGACCAGAAACAAATATAGGTTATGAAAAACAATACAACCCATTCGTTGGGGCGTAG